AAACTAACTCAAACTTTTTCAAAATACCAATGTTTTGAATGGCACAAAGATGCGGTTCAAGTTTTAACTAAAGGTTACCTAATTAAAAAGATAACGTTAGCTTTTACTGATTATATCCAAAACGTCTTAACTGCTTTTGGTTACTTCTCCAGTTTTTGTTTACTTTTACATACAGCTCTAAGTGAATTTGTTTACCGAAAAACTTTTCTAAATCTTTTCTAGCCTCTACACCTACGCGTTTTAAAGCTGTGCCTTTATGGCCAATTATGATACCTTTTTGAGTTTCGCGCTCTACCATAATTACAGATCGCATTCTAATAATTTTTTCTTCCTCGAAAAACTCCTCTGTTTCTATTTCTACAGCATAAGGAATTTCTTTTTTATAATGAAGAAGGATTTTTTCGCGAATAGTTTCATTTATAAAGAAACGCTCTGGTTTATCCGTTAATTGATCTTTTGGATAAAAAGCTGGCGATTCTGGCAATAACTCGATAATTCTATGAAATACTTCTTTCACTTGAAAACCTTGTAAAGCCGAAATAGGAATAATTTCTGCATTTGGCACTTTCTCTGCCCAAAGTTGCACTTGAGTTTCTAATTGTTCCTGATCTGATATATCAATTTTATTCAAAAGTAATAAAACAGGGATTTTAGACGCTTTAATTTTATTAAAGAACGCTTCATCTTTTAAAGCTTGCTCTCCAATTTCTACCATATAAATTAATATATCTGCATCTTCAAAGGCCGATTTTACAAACCCCATCATAGATTCTTGCAACTCGTAAGCGGGCTTAATAATACCAGGAGTATCACTTAATACCACCTGAAAATCGTCTCCATTTACAATACCTAAAATTCTATGGCGTGTAGTTTGTGCCTTAGAAGTGATGATAGATAATTTTTCACCTATAAAGGCATTCATTAGTGTTGATTTTCCAACGTTTGGATTACCAATAATATTTACAAAACCTGCTTTATGGTTCATAGTCTTCAATTTATTAAGTTGCAAAGTTACAACCTTTATTTTTTTGAATTTACTAAAACAAAAAAGACTGCCATTTTCAGGCAGTCTTTTTTATATATTTAAACGTTTCATTCTAATTATAAGTTGAAAACCTCAACACTATAATTAAAAGAATATGTTTTAAATTACTTAACGATTTCTAATAATTCAACATCGAATACTAAAACATCGAAAGGCTTAATTTTTCCACCTCTTGGAGTTGCTCCGTAACCTAATTCTTGTGGTACAAAGAATTTATATTTAGAACCTACAGACATTAACTGTAAACCTTCTGTCCAACCTGGAATAACTTGAGTTACACCAAAAGTAGCTGGAGTTCCACGATCTACAGAACTATCAAAAATAGTTCCATCGGTTAACGTACCATGGTAATGTACTTTTACTTGAGAAGCTGTTGTTGGCTTTTCGCCTGTCCCTTCTTCTTCAACAATATATTGTA
The window above is part of the Algibacter sp. L3A6 genome. Proteins encoded here:
- the era gene encoding GTPase Era: MNHKAGFVNIIGNPNVGKSTLMNAFIGEKLSIITSKAQTTRHRILGIVNGDDFQVVLSDTPGIIKPAYELQESMMGFVKSAFEDADILIYMVEIGEQALKDEAFFNKIKASKIPVLLLLNKIDISDQEQLETQVQLWAEKVPNAEIIPISALQGFQVKEVFHRIIELLPESPAFYPKDQLTDKPERFFINETIREKILLHYKKEIPYAVEIETEEFFEEEKIIRMRSVIMVERETQKGIIIGHKGTALKRVGVEARKDLEKFFGKQIHLELYVKVNKNWRSNQKQLRRFGYNQ